The following are from one region of the Candidatus Hydrogenedentota bacterium genome:
- a CDS encoding diguanylate cyclase, translating into MEPSTRYDSFLHAFDEVAAQSSAEGGSIALLLFDVDWCGRVNRDHGHAAGDASITALGARLEVTLDNAACIVRCGGDAYVALLPGVEKEEAFLQAERVRAVIEKEPIALTGGDTVAWSVSVSAGVAVYPDDGGKAGDVFRKASEALYRAKIGGRNRVCLSREERMVTKTSYYTQGQLAGLSRLAKREGLNEAVLLREALDDLLRKYNA; encoded by the coding sequence GTGGAACCAAGCACACGATACGATTCGTTTCTGCACGCGTTCGACGAAGTCGCGGCGCAGAGTTCCGCCGAAGGCGGCTCAATTGCCCTGCTGCTTTTCGATGTGGACTGGTGCGGCCGCGTGAACAGGGACCACGGACACGCGGCGGGCGACGCTTCGATTACCGCATTGGGTGCGCGCTTGGAGGTCACGCTCGACAACGCCGCGTGCATCGTGCGCTGCGGCGGCGATGCGTACGTCGCGTTGTTGCCGGGCGTGGAGAAGGAGGAGGCATTCCTCCAGGCGGAGCGTGTTCGCGCCGTAATCGAGAAAGAACCGATTGCCTTGACCGGCGGAGACACAGTAGCATGGTCGGTCTCGGTGAGCGCGGGCGTCGCGGTTTATCCCGACGACGGGGGCAAGGCCGGGGACGTGTTTCGCAAAGCAAGCGAGGCGCTCTATCGCGCAAAAATCGGTGGCCGCAACCGAGTGTGCCTATCGCGCGAAGAGCGCATGGTGACGAAAACCAGCTACTACACGCAGGGCCAGTTGGCGGGGTTGTCGCGGTTGGCCAAGCGCGAGGGCTTGAATGAAGCGGTCTTGCTTCGCGAGGCACTAGACGATTTGCTGCGAAAGTACAACGCGTAG
- the leuC gene encoding 3-isopropylmalate dehydratase large subunit, with product MAKNIYEKIWDAHVVHEEPGQAAILYINRHYVHEVTSPQAFEGLRLANRKVRRPDLTFATMDHNIPTTDRSKPIRDEMSRLQIEALKKNCEEFGVACFDMKDRRNGIVHVIGPELGLTQPGFTIVCGDSHTSTHGAFGALAFGIGTSEVEHVLATQTLLQKKSKTMEVRVNGTLPHGITAKDVILAIIGKIGTAGGTGYVIEYTGDVIRNLSMEGRMTVCNMTIEGGARAGLISPDETTFAYLKGREYLKDKDYNALVESWKRYASDPGCSYDTLVELHAKDIEPQVTWGTSPGMVTGVQGATPVLSKISDANTRLAAEKALQYMGLDEGAPITSISINKMFLGSCTNGRIEDLRAAAKVVKGYAVNKSIEQAIVVPGSYEVKMLAEKEGLDKIFKDAGFEWREAGCSMCLAMNDDRLNEGDRCASTSNRNFEGRQGKGGRTHLVSPAMAVAAAIKGHFVDIREWQYN from the coding sequence ATGGCGAAGAACATCTACGAGAAGATCTGGGATGCGCATGTAGTTCACGAGGAACCCGGCCAAGCGGCCATCCTTTATATCAACCGTCACTACGTGCACGAAGTCACGTCGCCGCAGGCGTTCGAAGGGTTGCGCCTCGCAAATCGCAAAGTGCGCCGGCCCGATCTCACGTTCGCGACGATGGACCACAACATCCCCACGACGGATCGCTCCAAACCGATCCGCGACGAGATGTCGCGCCTGCAAATCGAAGCGCTCAAGAAAAACTGCGAAGAGTTCGGTGTTGCGTGCTTCGACATGAAAGACCGCCGCAACGGCATCGTGCATGTCATTGGACCCGAACTGGGCTTGACGCAACCCGGTTTCACTATCGTCTGCGGCGATTCCCACACGTCGACGCATGGTGCATTCGGCGCGCTGGCGTTTGGCATCGGCACGAGCGAAGTCGAACACGTCCTTGCCACGCAAACGCTGCTGCAGAAAAAGTCGAAGACCATGGAAGTGCGCGTCAACGGCACACTGCCGCATGGCATCACCGCGAAAGACGTCATCCTGGCGATCATTGGGAAGATCGGCACCGCGGGCGGCACCGGTTACGTTATCGAATACACCGGCGACGTTATCCGTAACCTGTCCATGGAAGGCCGCATGACTGTCTGCAACATGACCATCGAAGGCGGCGCGCGCGCCGGCCTCATTTCGCCCGATGAGACCACTTTCGCGTACTTGAAGGGCCGCGAGTACCTGAAGGACAAGGACTACAACGCGTTGGTCGAAAGCTGGAAGCGGTATGCTTCCGATCCCGGCTGCTCCTACGACACCCTTGTCGAGTTGCATGCGAAGGACATCGAGCCGCAGGTCACCTGGGGCACCTCGCCCGGCATGGTGACGGGCGTCCAAGGCGCCACGCCCGTGTTGAGCAAAATCAGCGACGCCAACACGCGCCTTGCCGCCGAAAAAGCGCTGCAATACATGGGCCTCGATGAAGGCGCGCCCATTACGTCCATTTCTATCAACAAGATGTTCCTGGGCTCATGCACAAACGGCCGCATTGAAGATCTGCGCGCCGCTGCAAAGGTCGTGAAAGGATACGCCGTAAACAAGTCCATCGAGCAGGCGATTGTTGTGCCCGGCTCCTACGAAGTGAAGATGCTGGCCGAGAAGGAAGGACTCGACAAGATCTTCAAAGACGCCGGTTTCGAATGGCGCGAAGCGGGATGTTCGATGTGTCTTGCGATGAATGACGACCGCCTCAATGAGGGTGACCGGTGCGCATCGACCTCGAACCGCAACTTCGAAGGACGCCAAGGTAAAGGTGGGCGCACGCATCTCGTCAGCCCGGCGATGGCTGTCGCGGCCGCAATCAAAGGCCATTTTGTCGACATTCGCGAATGGCAATACAACTGA
- the leuD gene encoding 3-isopropylmalate dehydratase small subunit: MEPFVKLTGIVAPLEALNVDTDQIIPKQFLKRIGRTGFDDALFFDWRFTDDGKLNPDFEMNAPRYRGASILLTKDNFGCGSSREHAPWALNDYGIRCILAPSYADIFFNNCFNNGMLPIVLKGDVIEQLFKEVRATQGYSLTVDLTAQHIVKPDGSTIPFEVDAFKKECLLNGWDTIGLTLRHEDKIAAYERAHA, from the coding sequence GTGGAACCATTTGTGAAGCTAACCGGAATCGTCGCGCCCCTGGAGGCGTTGAACGTGGATACCGATCAGATCATCCCCAAGCAGTTCCTGAAACGCATTGGGCGCACGGGATTCGACGACGCACTCTTCTTCGATTGGCGCTTCACGGACGACGGCAAGCTTAATCCCGATTTCGAGATGAACGCCCCGCGTTACAGGGGCGCGAGCATCCTGCTGACGAAAGACAACTTCGGATGCGGATCGTCGCGCGAACACGCGCCCTGGGCGCTTAACGACTACGGCATCCGGTGCATCCTTGCGCCTTCGTACGCCGACATCTTCTTCAACAACTGTTTCAACAACGGCATGCTGCCCATTGTCCTCAAGGGCGATGTCATCGAGCAGTTGTTCAAGGAAGTGCGCGCGACGCAAGGCTATTCGCTTACCGTCGATCTGACGGCCCAGCACATCGTCAAGCCAGACGGCTCGACCATTCCGTTTGAAGTGGACGCCTTCAAAAAGGAATGCCTGCTCAACGGTTGGGACACCATCGGCCTGACACTGCGCCACGAAGACAAGATTGCCGCGTACGAACGCGCGCACGCGTGA
- a CDS encoding DUF5009 domain-containing protein produces the protein MTTDSTETVAAQVDRMVSVDALRGFDMFWIIGAEGLVEGLNKISGDNVILKFLATQLRHVAWEGFHFEDLIFPLFVFLVGVSIVFSMGRIVEREGKVNAHKRIVRRGIKLYLLNLFYYGGFARYYDPGIRFVGVLQRLALSYVVGAILYCNLRLRGLIITFFVILIGYWAALTFIHVQVPGHAVDPSTPYAAFAPGNNLTNYIDYRFLPGRRWDGDWDPEGMLSAIPAVASCLLGIFAGMLLKSKEITPHRKVAYLLGSGAVMVLLGYLWGFQFPIIKKLWTSSFVLMAGGYSAILLGLFYYVVDVLGYKKWATPFIWIGSNALTVYMACNLIDFDDIASRLVGGPIQARLGAYGDLLLAVVALSLAVGLTRWLYNRRIFIKV, from the coding sequence ATGACTACAGACAGTACCGAAACGGTTGCGGCACAAGTCGATCGCATGGTGTCCGTGGACGCCCTGCGCGGATTCGACATGTTCTGGATCATTGGCGCAGAGGGCTTGGTCGAAGGTCTGAACAAGATCAGCGGCGACAATGTCATTCTGAAGTTCCTGGCAACGCAATTACGCCATGTCGCGTGGGAAGGATTTCATTTCGAAGACCTGATCTTTCCTCTCTTCGTATTCCTCGTTGGCGTCTCGATCGTGTTCTCCATGGGTCGCATTGTTGAGCGGGAGGGCAAAGTCAACGCGCACAAACGAATCGTTCGCCGCGGCATCAAGCTGTATTTGCTGAACCTCTTCTACTACGGAGGCTTCGCACGATACTACGACCCCGGTATCCGGTTTGTGGGTGTGCTTCAACGTTTGGCCCTGAGCTATGTCGTTGGCGCGATCCTCTACTGTAACCTGCGCCTGCGCGGGCTTATCATCACGTTCTTTGTGATTCTAATCGGCTACTGGGCCGCGCTTACGTTCATCCACGTCCAAGTGCCGGGTCACGCCGTCGATCCGAGCACGCCGTACGCGGCATTCGCGCCCGGCAACAATCTCACGAACTACATCGACTATCGTTTCCTGCCCGGTCGCCGCTGGGATGGCGACTGGGATCCTGAAGGCATGCTCAGCGCGATTCCCGCAGTCGCCTCCTGCCTGCTTGGAATCTTCGCGGGCATGCTGCTCAAGTCCAAAGAGATTACCCCGCATCGCAAAGTTGCCTACCTTCTCGGAAGCGGCGCGGTCATGGTGCTCCTCGGATACCTCTGGGGCTTCCAGTTCCCAATCATTAAGAAACTGTGGACGTCGTCGTTTGTGCTCATGGCCGGCGGATACAGCGCCATCCTGCTGGGCCTGTTTTATTACGTCGTCGACGTGCTCGGCTACAAGAAGTGGGCAACGCCCTTCATCTGGATCGGCAGCAACGCCCTCACCGTCTACATGGCGTGCAACCTCATCGATTTCGATGACATCGCCAGCCGGCTTGTGGGCGGTCCTATCCAAGCCCGTCTTGGCGCGTACGGCGATTTGCTCTTGGCGGTCGTCGCGCTGTCGCTTGCCGTCGGCCTTACGCGGTGGCTCTACAACCGCCGCATCTTCATTAAGGTGTAA